In Solenopsis invicta isolate M01_SB chromosome 6, UNIL_Sinv_3.0, whole genome shotgun sequence, the genomic window cgttccacaaccaccgtattcacctgatttggctccatgcgacttctggctattcagcaaactcaagcggccgctccggggacaccgtttcgctgcgaagaaggagctaaaggccattcctgaaatcgattattacaactgtttcgaagattggaaaatccgttggaataagtgtattatatcagggggggattactttgaaggggacgaaattgatttgcaagaataaataaagaattttcgaaataaatgcaatgtcaccttactttttggacacagtagtacatCGGCGGTCTGCAATCATTTATCAAGAGTCCATTGTAACATTCTCTCCTTAATTTATAGGTATTAATGCGATCGATAATTTCAACGGTAACACAATTTCTTCTTAATTCAGAAACTCTGTTACTTATTTGCTGAAGAGGTTTATCACTTTTTCTCAcaattttcttgatttcttGCAAGTAGTTTTCGAAAATAAATGCGGAAAATTTGTCTAATGCTCCCCATTGTAAAGCATCATCAGCCAGATGTAACAATCCATGTGTATTATATGTAGCATTGTTTATtccatacaataataaaaagtcGGTAAAATActcttgtaataaattttttgcgtACCTGTTTTGTTCTACATCTATTTCAGGAGTTGCTAAGATACGTATAGCTAttgataatttaagaaaatgctCATATATGTCCTGTCTTACGACTTTACGAAGAACTATTAGTCCAGTATACAAGAGAAATTCTCTATATTCGGTTGCCTTCATTCGATCAAGCTCATCTAATGCTCTGGGTTTTCGAGCAAATTCTAATGGAATGTGTGTTCTTAATGCAAGTTGTCTACGTGAAATCTCGAGAACTTGTTGTGTTCCCAGTTTCATTGGATTTAATTTTCCGGTCATTAATTTCAGCATTTTTTCACTTGTCCCAGTAGTACCAAATGCATATAATCGTGGGGGAATTGGGAAATCTATGTTAAGTTTTAACAAGGGACTTACTCCAGTATGGTGTTCAATTTGGGTTTGATTGATAAATGATTCTTTGGTACGCAACGAAGCATTCATTTCTGGAAATACTACTTTTCCTTGATAGATACCTTTAGTCTCACATTTTGGACACCCATAAAATCCGCTATGACTTTTTATAGAGCAAACATAAGCTCTCGCAGGAGCGTCACATATGAAGCAATCAATTATGAATGGAATGTTCTTGCCAGCATAAGTAAAGCCATTTTGAATTAGGTTTTCAGCTTCTTCGATAAACATtcgtaaatataattcaatgcCTGGTGGTTTCCCATACCCGTGAAAGGCTCCAATTAAAAATGGtctcttatttataaaatttctaaaactcCCAAGAATAGGCCATAGTTGGCTCTTGGAACTTTTAGCAAGAGGTAGTCCATCTATATTAACAGATAAATGTACTTCTTCTGGTAGACACCTGAGGCCATCATTGAGTTCAATTATATGCTGCAAGCCCTTTTCTATTCCAAAATGACAGTACAGTCCATGTTCCATTTGAATAACTCCCGTTTTTTAGGTGTTTTTAAAAGTGTTCGACCATTTTGTGGAAGGCTCTTCATACAATTTTCGGTTCTTAATACGTGTAAAAGATTAGTTACggcagatatacatatattgtttgCATGACTCCATTGCACTAGATTTGTCTGCAATCtaccaatatttattttgttatcaacaTCGCGTTCCGATTCCATTGAATCTTCGCTATCGTATTCGTTCGGTAAGATTGTTTCTTCTTCTTGTTTCATATCCTgctcttcttctacttcttgTTGCTCTTCTTTTACTTCTTGTTGCTCTTCTTCTATTTCTTGTTCTACTTCCTCTTGTATTGACCGGTTACAAGCTTTATTGTAATTGAACGGAATGTCTTCGTTTATTTGCAACTGTCTATCATTACTATTATTGTCACACTCTGACATTCTCGTTTCAGATAAATTTTCTGATTCTTTATAGTTACCACCAAGTTCAATGTCctgtaacatttcttttataagtcGGCCTCGGTGCCGAcgactataaaatttttgtttctttaatttaggCATGATTCCGTATTTTACTTCAGAAGAAAATAATTGGTGACAAAATCTATTTCAATTCAAATAACGTTTTTGTGAACGTGACAGTCAATATAACGTTTGCGTATGAAGAACTTGCCGTCTGTAAAACCtgccaatttaaaaattgaagtatattttttaatcgtaaaagtaattgtatattaataaatctttaagtTAAACGTttcgtatatatttaatttgatttcataatataattgagaaaaaattacttaggaatatatatttgaatatatttaaataatgtaaataatttattccaaTAGTATCttctaaacatttatttaaatctaaatatttaagaataaaaaatttacattaaataaattaacattaaataaattattacttcaaataaatctatatttctTTGATggatgacaaaattatttcaattaaaatatcgaatgcaattctgttaaaaaatatttacttcattgaaataacttttgatcagaataagttataaaaatatgcttcaagatataattttagagaaataaatgcatatgctgtaattaaaaaactactaagaatactataatttaaaactttaagaaATGAACAGTTTGGTTTTAATTCGTGTAGAGgaaaattattgttgaatttCAGTATTGGTCAATTcgaatcataaatattttcaatatattaaagtttactGACTCGAATTAATTGATAATGAAAATccattataagtttattttaatttctttttctttcatgaCAATGATGCTTTAAAGTTCATTTTCGTATaggacaaatttttttagataattataggAACTACTCATAATTTGTTCAGGTCATCCAATATATAGTGTACTTTATTTATCGTAAAAGACAAATTGTCTTAAAGGTTTATGATTATTTGCATATGCTGGCTCATACAGATGATCTGAATCACCGAGTGTATAATAtgcataaactttaatttttttccaatttacaattgtaacattataaatacaattatggATGCAagcataataatattcaatatgtaacaataaaagttaACCCTAATAGCATAcagaattgaaaaagaattcagatttatgtcatcaattatgaatttgttttaagatgcaaaaagaattatttttctgacttttcagagaaagaattctttttgcatctcaaaataaactcagaattgatgacataaacctgaatttcttaaaaattctttttgaattctctgtgctaCCTGGGAagtgtaaaaa contains:
- the LOC120358099 gene encoding uncharacterized protein LOC120358099 → MLQDIELGGNYKESENLSETRMSECDNNSNDRQLQINEDIPFNYNKACNRSIQEEVEQEIEEEQQEVKEEQQEVEEEQDMKQEEETILPNEYDSEDSMESERDVDNKINIGRLQTNLVQWSHANNIFIQMEHGLYCHFGIEKGLQHIIELNDGLRCLPEEVHLSVNIDGLPLAKSSKSQLWPILGSFRNFINKRPFLIGAFHGYGKPPGIELYLRMFIEEAENLIQNGFTYAGKNIPFIIDCFICDAPARAYVCSIKSHSGFYGCPKCETKGIYQGKVVFPEMNASLRTKESFINQTQIEHHTGVSPLLKLNIDFPIPPRLYAFGTTGTSEKMLKLMTGKLNPMKLGTQQVLEISRRQLALRTHIPLEFARKPRALDELDRMKATEYREFLLYTGLIVLRKVVRQDIYEHFLKLSIAIRILATPEIDVEQNRYAKNLLQEYFTDFLLLYGINNATYNTHGLLHLADDALQWGALDKFSAFIFENYLQEIKKIVRKSDKPLQQISNRVSELRRNCVTVEIIDRINTYKLRRECYNGLLINDCRPPMYYCVQKYTKIQFQHFTITTKAPNNCCIMKDDSIVMVENICHRNNSIVIIGKLAKNGKSFFNSPAPSTCFGIVQFPGEYSSLRSFPIENIKNKGVVLPIFEHRHNNIVIFPLIHSQ